In endosymbiont of Galathealinum brachiosum, the DNA window CTCCATAATCTATTGCCCATGGCAAAGCGCTATCCACAGGGCGACCCCATAATTCTTTATTTATGAAATTACCAATCCTGCCAAAACCTAGTCCAAGCGGAACCATAACGGCAATAAAGTCACTTACCTGAAAAAATGTTCTTCCTGTTTTACGGCCGAATAAATACAGGCCTAAAAACACACCTAACATACCTCCATGGAATGACATTCCGCCTTCCCATATACGAAATATAATTACTGGATTTTCTATAAATTTATCAAAATTATAAAAAAATATATATCCTATCCTGCCACCAAGAATCACACCTAACGCGCCATAAAACAACACATCAGATACCTGATCTTTTGTCCAACCAGAGTTAGGTTGCTTTGCACGATAGTTACCAACTGCCCAGGCTGATAAAAATGCGAGCAGATATGTTAAGCCATACCAGTGTATTTGTGCGAAGCCTAAATCAAGGGCAACTGGATCTATTGTGGGGTATAAAATCATGAGAGGAATATTATCAGATTTATCATCTGATATTTAAGTATGTTTTGTATTTGTTAATTTTAAATAACAATCACTGTCAAAAACAGAAAAATAATTAGATATTACTGCGCTTTCCTTCAGTAGGGTGGGACAACTCTAACCCCTTTTTGATGCCATCAAAACTCGTTA includes these proteins:
- a CDS encoding prolipoprotein diacylglyceryl transferase produces the protein MILYPTIDPVALDLGFAQIHWYGLTYLLAFLSAWAVGNYRAKQPNSGWTKDQVSDVLFYGALGVILGGRIGYIFFYNFDKFIENPVIIFRIWEGGMSFHGGMLGVFLGLYLFGRKTGRTFFQVSDFIAVMVPLGLGFGRIGNFINKELWGRPVDSALPWAIDYGDKIARHPSSLYQALTEGVILFLILFIYSRKPRPIMAVSGVFMISYGMLRFITEFFRTPDAHLGFVMFDWMSKGQQLSIPMVIFGLTILIMSYKKQSNLSS